Proteins encoded in a region of the Kryptolebias marmoratus isolate JLee-2015 linkage group LG14, ASM164957v2, whole genome shotgun sequence genome:
- the nup214 gene encoding nuclear pore complex protein Nup214 isoform X7 translates to MGDDTDSPPEREMKDFQFRQMKKVQVFEPADKMPKDRSSLLTISNKFGLTFVGLDRTFKVYFTQDVLAADKADGNSYEVVKGIAPLAEVTVELNLHHLALSCDELTLSVCGTSEEAGLSLTFYDVRTFMNRARPQKVPFASLQPAVGPGTSTQDLKWNPAHPSMLAACLSDGSMMILDVTDTVKVQAQLPAASGITCISWSPKGKQVAAGKMNATVSQYTPALEEKRVIPCPHFYTSDDPVKALDVLWLRTYAFAVAYAAADGCLETPPELVLISLPKKDEKVETKYLNFGDSVYGINTERQHHYFLSHIEDWDLLFAASAASIEVSVMARQDEKVWELWLLEDASRAELPVTATSEDTLPLGLAVDYTSQQEIHITDEKTLPPAPIMLMLSTEGLLCPFALLNQNPGVKQLVSPSTTLSLEGERLPKPGSLITQPTKLAASAPSAPASFPNLGFTSAAASSTPAPAASSSSAAPFSFVSSTPVSSSSSGFTFSVPATFSATSAPSAPSVFSVGGAAPFGSGPSIFPFASRPPSETPSSLSAFSLGTAAVKALPAAAPTATPQSLSTASPPNVKLNLNDRFSPVETPPPAFPFNSALPKTAVSISSSMSATSLPATKSQAGLAPVRPVQTSTPTNIVQKPAPAAQTRVQTPQATVSTKALEKQLQQKREIDPIMTGILEEIAHFQKELDDLKTRSAKADFKLGTNDEMKALRKESEDLHIFTLEIKETTESLHGDIGTLKTTLLEGFSSAEEAKTQSELSKDRNYRQLLYKKPLDPRSEEQLKEIRRLYQYVTFAVEDVNDVLDVEWEKHLEKKKKQKHMVVPGREGLFTTLSNNLYIINQQRSTLDQLVQDLTSLRLYSKTAAPSVKQNTATATTAGLETELEILKSALLKARLDDTPPKPKAKSPAVKLSPAKQSQLRNFLSKGQMPPVRSTAPANLSRSAFLSPKYYEDLDDASSTSSLSQSLEPHPPHLELEEEELQPLQLPPLSALAPSLTTPRHPTVVRTPSIQPGFGAIQSTPLTKIHPVPGVGFGLSPIASPVLTNKINLSGAESTALATKTVKHGAPPAERTVPVTISAQQAAATAALRRQMANQKTAVVSTSLTESTLKTVPQVVNVQELRDKEPPVPVSSIISSTLPELTTQAFATSPANQVKRIADSSASEDRVLTTGNTTASVQKMSSESTSIPQTGFVFGQPSKSDVSVVPVGSTEQSSSKPFSFTSGSSGFGFSSVTQGAGTSQVKDVNKFSFGGNGKALFGQTGEQPFSLTPKSTSSGLGSQSPTLVPNTSSEAAKNTPAVTAFRTDSQLPKTTGGETLGIFSGLRVGQGEEAKDSATKPASFTFGDASLGLGKGVQNFSFGPTDLSKGTAPNSLFKPPDSNAKPAFSVPPPTSAASALPTSFGSLLTPSLESSEEPKAPQQLSDPTPPPEEERPTTSEPAAESSSQSVAPEPAVEAATAATPAASTPALPSATTVSNPELPPAYTAAAEATPTSPATAPPTTEAPSDPAFAASVPTSAPATDAPVSQSPPAPFQVPTSEKPGSIFTQPAPVVTDSSSIGVTPVISTAAPAATTSTPAVADSTATTAASSVFGQPAAPPATSAPASTGFGSPGFGSSAGASFGKSVFGQINAFGQPASSSGTSAGFSFTQSAFGATSSSATTGGSSLFGSATPSNASSFSFGTSSANTASNTGTGLFGQNTAPAFGQSSGFGQGSVFGSNTTTSSSSGFSFGFGCPPATSVFGQQSSSGGLFGQQQSSLFGSSSANTAASSTSGGFFSGLGGKPSEDAANKNPFGTTASPGAFGQAAQTGTTSLFGNSGAKAFGFGQSTFGEQKPSGTFTTGGGSVASQGFGSFSTPQKTAGGFGSPQVFGSPPSFSSSPAFGGAASFGSSPSFSNPMGSSTGKVFGEGTAASNMGGFGFASAPSAPSFGALANQSAPSFGSLAQQGTGFGSQPSSFSSFGQPQPQTGGFSGSTFGSANQSNPQTFSSWRS, encoded by the exons ATGGGCGACGACACGGACAGCCCCCCTGAGAGGGAAATGAAG GATTTCCAGTTTCGTCAGATGAAGAAAGTCCAGGTGTTTGAGCCCGCTGACAAAATGCCCAAAGACAGATCTAGTCTGCTGACCATCTCGAACAAGTTTGGCTTAACGTTCGTGGGGCTTGACAGAACATTTAAAGTGTACTTTACTCAAGATGTTCTTGCTGCTGATAAAGCTGATGGGAACTCCTACGAAGTAG TCAAAGGGATAGCACCGCTGGCTGAGGTGACTGTGGAGCTGAATTTGCATCACTTGGCTCTCAGTTGTGACGAACTCACTCTGTCAGTATGTGGTACATCAGAGGAGGCGGGCTTGTCCCTTACGTTCTACGATGTCCGCACATTCATGAACAGG GCAAGACCCCAGAAGGTGCCGTTCGCGTCCCTGCAGCCAGCTGTGGGTCCTGGGACTTCGACGCAGGACTTGAAGTGGAATCCTGCTCATCCATCCATGTTGGCGGCCTGCTTGTCTGATGGCAGCATGATGATTCTGGATGTTACAGACACCGTCAAAGTGCAGGCTCAGCTGCCTGCTGCTAGTGGCATCACCTGCA TTTCTTGGAGTCCAAAAGGAAAGCAGGTTGCGGCGGGGAAAATGAACGCCACAGTCAGTCAGTATACACCA GCACTAGAAGAAAAGAGAGTTATCCCATGTCCACATTTTTACACCTCAGATGACCCGGTCAAAG CTCTGGATGTGTTGTGGCTGAGAACATATGCGTTTGCTGTGGCATACGCTGCTGCAGACGGGTGTCTGGAGACCCCTCCTGAGCTAGTGTTGATTTCCTTACCT aaaaaggatgaaaaagtGGAGACAAAGTATCTGAACTTCGGTGACAGTGTGTACGGCATCAACACGGAGCGACAACATCACTACTTCCTAAGTCACATAGAGGACTG GGATCTTCTGTTTGCGGCGTCAGCAGCGTCTATCGAGGTCAGCGTGATGGCCAGGCAAGACGAGAAG GTGTGGGAACTTTGGCTTCTCGAAGATGCAAGTAGAGCAGAACTTCCTGTGACTGCGACGAGCGAGGACACTCTGCCCCTCGGCCTAGCTGTAGACTACACCAGCCAGCAGGAGATCCACATCA CTGACGAGAAGACGTTGCCTCCAGCACCCATCATGCTGATGTTGTCTACGGAGGGGTTACTCTGCCCGTTTGCTCTCCTCAACCAAAATCCTGGGGTTAAACAGCTGGTCTCGCCCTCTACTACCCTCAGCTTGGAAGGAGAGAGACTGCCAAAGCCAG GTTCTCTGATAACCCAGCCAACCAAACTTGCTGCTTCAGCTCCATCTGCTCCAGCATCATTCCCAAACCTTGGTTTTACTTCAGCAGCTGCTTCCAGTACTCCGGCCCCCgctgcctcttcctcctctgcagcccCATTCAGCTTTGTTTCTTCAACGCCTGTGTCATCGTCTTCGTCAGGGTTTACTTTTTCAGTTCCAGCTACCTTCTCCGCCACCTCAGCCCCTTCAGCCCCTTCAGTGTTCTCCGTCGGGGGAGCTGCACCTTTTGGCTCTGGGCCCTCAATCTTCCCCTTTGCTTCCAGACCTCCCTCTGAAACTCCCTCTTCACTCTCAGCCTTTTCGCTCGGCACCGCCGCCGTCAAAGCCCTGCCAGCAGCAGCCCCGACTGCAACACCTCAGAGCCTTTCCACGGCATCACCACCTAATGTCAAATTAAACCTAAATGACAG gttttcacCAGTGGAGACTCCGCCACCAGCTTTCCCCTTTAATTCCGCTCTGCCCAAAACTGCTGTTTCCATTTCCAGCAGCATGAGTGCCACTTCACTCCCAGCCACCAAGTCACAGGCTGGATTAG ccCCAGTGCGCCCAGTTCAGACCAGCACTCCTACCAATATTGTGCAGAAACCTGCTCCTGCTGCACAAACCCGTGTCCAAACTCCACAG GCAACTGTTAGCACGAAGGCTCTGGAGAAGCAGCTACAACAGAAGAGAGAGATTGACCCCATTATGACTGGTATATTGGAGGAG ATTGCACACTTCCAGAAGGAGTTGGATGACCTGAAGACTCGCAGTGCAAAAGCCGACTTTAAGCTGGGCACTAATGATGAGATGAAGGCGCTGAGAAAAGAGTCGGAGGATCTTCATATTTTCACCTTGGAGATCAAGGAAACTACAGAG TCTCTCCATGGGGACATTGGTACACTGAAGACCACTTTACTGGAGGGCTTTTCTAGTGCAGAAGAAGCTAAAACCCAGAGTGAGCTGAGCAAAGACAGAAATTACAGACAGCTGCTGTACAAAAAGCCTCTGGATCCACGCAGCGAGGAGCAGCTCAAG GAGATCCGCAGGCTGTACCAGTATGTCACTTTTGCTGTGGAGGACGTTAATGACGTGTTGGATGTAGAATgggagaaacatctggagaagaagaaaaaacagaa ACACATGGTTGTGCCCGGCCGTGAGGGTCTGTTCACGACGCTATCCAACAACCTGTACATCATCAACCAGCAGAGGAGTACGCTGGATCAGCTGGTGCAGGATCTCACCTCGCTGCGCCTCTACAGCAAAACGGCTGCTCCTTCAGTGAAGCAAAATACTGCAACTGCAACCACGGCTGG gttgGAAACTGAGCTTGAAATTTTAAAGAGCGCATTGCTGAAAGCCAGGCTGGACGATACTCCTCCGAAGCCAAAAGCCAAATCTCCAG cagtcaagTTATCACCAGCTAAACAGTCCCAGCTGCGCAACTTCCTGTCAAAGGGCCAGATGCCTCCAGTGCGCTCAACAGCACCAG cCAACCTGTCTCGTTCAGCCTTCCTTTCCCCGAAATACTACGAGGATCTGGATGATGCGAGCTCGACGTCCTCCCTGTCCCAGTCGCTGGAGCCTCACCCGCCTCACTTGGagctggaagaggaggaacTGCAGCCGCTGCAGCTTCCACCTCTGTCTGCCTTGGCGCCATCATTAACCACCCCCCGCCACCCCACGGTTGTAAGGACCCCCTCTATCCAGCCGGGCTTCGGAGCCATCCAGTCCACTCCTCTAACAAAGATTCACCCGGTACCAGGTGTAGGCTTTGGTCTCAGTCCTATTGCTAGTCCTG TTCTGACCAATAAGATCAACCTCAGTGGGGCTGAAAGCACGGCTCTTGCCACAAAGACGGTAAAGCATGGAGCTCCACCAGCAGAGAGGACCGTACCTGTCACCATCTCTGCCCAGCAGGCTGCAGCCACTGCCGCTCTGCGCAGACAGATGGCAAATCAGAAGACCG CTGTCGTCAGTACTTCCTTGACAGAGTCCACCCTGAAGACCGTCCCCCAGGTGGTCAATGTTCAGGAGCTCAGGGACAAAGAGCCGCCTGTTCCGGTTTCTTCCATCATCAG CTCCACGCTGCCAGAACTGACAACTCAGGCGTTTGCAACAAGTCCTGCCAACCAAGTCAAACGG ATTGCTGACAGTTCGGCATCTGAAGACAGAGTATTAACTACAGGG AATACAACAGCAAGCGTCCAAAAGATGTCCTCTGAAAGCACATCCATCCCACAGACAGGCTTTGTATTTG GTCAACCATCCAAATCAGATGTTTCTGTGGTTCCTGTTGGTTCGACAGAGCAAAGCAGCAGCAAGCCTTTCTCCTTCACTTCTGG ATCATCGGGCTTCGGTTTTTCCTCTGTCACACAAGGAGCTGGAACGTCCCAAG TCAAAGATGTGAATAAATTCTCTTTTGGTGGAAACGGCAAAGCACTGTTTGGTCAGACTGGAGAACAGCCATTCTCCCTCACCCCGAAGTCCACCTCCTCTGGTCTTGGCAGTCAGTCCCCCACTTTGGTTCCAAACACATCAAGCGAAGCAGCCAAAAACACGCCCGCTGTCACTGCTTTCAGGACGGACTCACAACTCCCAAAGACAACTGGAGGAGAGACACTAGGCATATTTTCTGGGCTACGTGTCGGCCAAGGAGAAGAAGCCAAAGATTCGGCAACAAAACCTGCTTCATTTACGTTTGGGGACGCTAGTCTTGGCCTGGGCAAGGGAGTGCAGAACTTTAGCTTTGGTCCGACAGACTTATCCAAGGGGACAGCGCCGAACAGTTTGTTCAAACCTCCTGATTCAAACGCCAAGCCAGCCTTTTCCGTTCCTCCTCCTAcctcagctgcttcagctctACCTACATCCTTCGGCAGCCTCCTCACACCTTCTTTGGAGTCATCAGAGGAGCCGAAAGCTCCCCAGCAGCTTTCAGACCCCACACCACCCCCCGAAGAAGAACGGCCTACGACAAGTGAACCTgctgcagagagcagcagtcagTCCGTAGCACCAGAGCCTGCGGTGGAGGCAGCAACCGCAGCAACACCTGCAGCATCAACACCTGCACTTCCTTCAGCCACAACTGTCTCTAATCCCGAGCTGCCACCTGCCTacactgcagcagctgaagcaacCCCTACATCACCAGCCACTGCTCCACCCACAACAGAAGCCCCCTCAGATCCAGCTTTTGCTGCTTCTGTGCCCACTTCGGCTCCTGCTACAGATGCCCCCGTCTCCCAGTCACCCCCTGCGCCATTTCAAGTGCCCACATCTGAAAAGCCAGGTTCCATTTTTACTCAGCCTGCTCCTGTGGTAACAGACAGCAGCTCCATTGGAGTCACACCGGTCATCAGCACAGCTGCTCCTGCAGCCACCACTTCCACCCCTGCAGTTGCTGATAGTACAGCAACTACTGCTGCTAGCTCTGTGTTCGGGcaacctgctgctcctcctgccaCCTCGGCCCCAGCATCCACAGGATTCGGCTCACCTGGCTTTGGCTCATCAGCTGGAGCTAGTTTTGGTAAATCTGTGTTTGGCCAAATAAATGCTTTTGGCCAACCTGCCAGCAGCTCTGGGACATCTGCCGGCTTTTCTTTTACCCAATCTGCATTTGGAGCCACATCTAGTAGCGCAACTACTGGAGGAAGCAGTCTTTTCGGGTCCGCTACTCCAAGCAACGCGAGCTCCTTCTCCTTTGGCACAAGCAGCGCCAACACAGCCAGCAACACAGGGACAGGGTTGTTTGGACAAAACACGGCCCCAGCATTCGGTCAGAGTTCCGGATTTGGGCAAGGATCTGTGTTTGGAAGCAACACCACCACATCTTCATCTTCTGGCTTCAGCTTTG gttttggCTGCCCTCCTGCCACCTCTGTGTTTGGTCAGCAGTCTTCTTCTGGCGGCTTATTTGGACAG CAGCAATCAAGTCTGTTTGGGTCAAGTTCAGCTAATACAGCGGCCTCATCTACCAGCGGCGGGTTCTTCAGTGGCCTGGGAGGCAAACCGAGCGAGGACGCCGCCAACAAGAACCCATTTGGAACCACTGCCTCGCCTGGCGCATTTGGGCAGGCCGCTCAGACTG GTACCACCAGTCTGTTTGGAAATAGTGGCGCGAAGGCCTTCGGTTTTGGCCAGTCCACCTTCGGGGAGCAGAAACCCAGCGGGACCTTCACCACAGGTGGGGGGAGTGTTGCGTCTCAAGGCTTTGGCTCCTTCTCTACACCACAAAAAACAG cagGTGGTTTTGGCAGCCCTCAGGTGTTTGGCAGCCCCCCTTCTTTCAGCAGCTCCCCGGCCTTCGGCGGCGCCGCCTCGTTCGGCTCGAGTCCTTCTTTCAGCAATCCCATGGGTTCCTCGACGGGGAAGGTGTTCGGGGAGGGAACAGCCGCCTCAAACATGGGAGGCTTTGG GTTTGCCTCGGCCCCCAGTGCCCCTTCCTTCGGCGCTCTGGCCAATCAGAGCGCTCCGTCATTCGGGAGCTTGGCCCAGCAGGGCACTGGATTTGGAAGTCAGCCCAGCAGCTTCTCGAGTTTTGGTCAGCCACAGCCACAGACTGGAG GATTCTCCGGAAGCACCTTTGGGTCTGCAAACCA atcaAATCCTCAAACATTTTCCAGCTGGAGGAGctag